One Streptosporangium sp. NBC_01495 DNA window includes the following coding sequences:
- a CDS encoding inorganic phosphate transporter, which produces MGWTLAFAAVAILFVLASGANDGATIIGLGLRFPRSPGWAVTVLLAAVLFAVPYLLGVAVARTFTERLAGLGTSGGAAAFLVGVVIAVAVVAVLTGRGLPTSLTLAVIGGISGAGLGAGLPVSWRDLGTVLTIGACAPLAGLILGYLLGAVSHRVPSYRRMPRLVFTTHLLAYSAQCVAYAVNDGQKMIAVVSVAIGVSRDGLGGVGPVEVPPVWMAALVALFLAGALASLIRVGGRLGRGVVITRPLHIVSAETAATGAVLGSSALGSPVSMTQSITAGVVGAATSEGARRVRWQDVANVGTAWLVTLPSSMALGCLGGLALRLL; this is translated from the coding sequence ATGGGGTGGACCCTGGCGTTCGCCGCCGTGGCGATCCTCTTCGTGCTGGCCAGCGGGGCCAACGACGGCGCCACCATCATCGGTCTCGGGCTCAGGTTCCCCCGCTCCCCCGGCTGGGCGGTCACCGTACTCCTCGCGGCCGTGCTCTTCGCCGTCCCGTACCTCCTGGGAGTCGCGGTCGCGCGCACGTTCACCGAGCGGCTGGCCGGGCTCGGGACGAGCGGCGGCGCGGCGGCGTTCCTGGTGGGAGTGGTGATCGCGGTCGCGGTGGTCGCGGTGCTGACCGGCCGGGGCCTGCCGACCAGCCTGACCCTCGCGGTGATCGGCGGCATCAGCGGCGCGGGACTCGGCGCCGGGCTCCCCGTGTCGTGGCGGGACCTGGGCACCGTCCTGACGATCGGGGCCTGCGCACCCCTGGCCGGACTGATCCTGGGCTACCTGCTGGGAGCCGTGTCGCACCGCGTGCCGTCCTACCGCCGCATGCCTCGGCTGGTGTTCACCACCCACCTGCTGGCCTACTCGGCCCAGTGCGTGGCGTACGCGGTGAACGACGGCCAGAAGATGATCGCGGTGGTGAGCGTGGCGATCGGCGTGAGCCGCGACGGGCTCGGCGGGGTGGGGCCCGTCGAGGTCCCGCCGGTGTGGATGGCCGCCCTCGTGGCGCTCTTCCTCGCCGGTGCCCTGGCGAGCCTGATCCGCGTCGGAGGCCGGCTGGGCCGCGGGGTGGTCATCACCCGCCCGCTGCACATCGTCTCCGCCGAGACCGCGGCCACCGGCGCCGTCCTCGGCAGTTCGGCCCTGGGAAGCCCGGTGAGCATGACCCAGTCGATCACCGCGGGGGTGGTCGGCGCGGCGACGAGCGAGGGAGCGAGGAGAGTGCGATGGCAGGATGTCGCGAACGTGGGTACGGCGTGGCTGGTCACGCTGCCGTCGTCGATGGCGCTTGGCTGTCTCGGCGGTCTCGCGCTGAGGCTGCTGTGA